A genome region from Rhea pennata isolate bPtePen1 chromosome 35 unlocalized genomic scaffold, bPtePen1.pri SUPER_35_unloc_1, whole genome shotgun sequence includes the following:
- the MECP2 gene encoding methyl-CpG-binding protein 2 produces MAAAPSGDEERLEEKSEENLQGLKDRPPKAKKVKKERKEEKQHEPAQPSAEPAEAGKAETSEGAGTAPAAPEASASPKQRRSIIRDRGPMYDDPTLPEGWTRKLKQRKSGRSAGKYDVYLINPQGKAFRSKVELIAYFEKVGDTSLDPNDFDFTVTGRGSPSRREQRPPKKPKSPKGPGTGRGRGRPKGSGAAKPKTAASEGVQVKRVIEKSSGKLLVKMPFQPGQPGARAEGAAATTSAQVLAVKRPGRKRKSEPDSQAVPKKRGRKPGGGTGAGGGAGAAPEAKKKAVKEAAAPAVQETVLPIKKRKTREAVVLEAREAAAAKPPPPAPERSPKGPKSAKSPGRRSKEGSPKGRTPAPGGKKERASPPPPPPPPAAPEPPASPKDSASPPPAQDLSGKGCSEEKGGPAASDGCAKEPAKTHPPPPPPAAYKHRGEAEHKDTVSSSSSSSSSSSSSSSSSSSAAAPPPPSASVPRPAGRDEAVDTRTPVPERVS; encoded by the exons GGAAGAGAAATCAGAGGAGAACTTACAGGGGCTGAAGGACAGGCCCCCCAAGGCCAAGAAGGTGAAGAAGGAGcggaaggaggagaagcagcatgAGCCGGCGCAGCCCTCCGCCGAGCCGGCCGAGGCCGGCAAAGCCGAGACCTCGGAGGGAGCCGGGacggcgccggccgcgccggaGGCCTCGGCCTCCCCCAAGCAGCGGCGCTCCATCATCCGCGACCGCGGGCCCATGTACGACGACCCCACGCTGCCCGAGGGCTGGACCCGCAAGCTGAAGCAGAGGAAGTCGGGCCGCTCGGCCGGCAAATACGACGTCTACCTGATCAA CCCGCAGGGAAAAGCCTTCCGCTCCAAAGTGGAGCTGATCGCCTACTTCGAAAAGGTAGGAGACACCTCCCTGGACCCCAACGATTTTGACTTCACGGTGACCGGCCGGGGCAGCCCATCGCGGCGGGAGCAGCGACCCCCCAAGAAACCCAAATCCCCGAAGGGGCCCGGGACGGGCCGAGGCCGCGGCCGGCCCaagggcagcggcgcggcgaAGCCCAAGACGGCGGCCTCGGAGGGCGTGCAGGTGAAACGGGTCATCGAGAAGAGCTCCGGGAAGCTGCTGGTGAAGATGCCCTTCCagccggggcagccgggggcTCGGgccgagggcgccgcggccaCCACCTCGGCCCAGGTGCTGGCCGTGAAGCGCCCCGGGCGGAAGCGGAAATCGGAGCCGGACAGCCAGGCGGTGCCCAAAAAACGGGGCCGGAAACcgggcggcgggacgggggcgggcggcggggcgggggccgcgccggaggCCAAGAAGAAGGCGGTgaaggaggcggcggcgccggcggtgCAGGAGACGGTGCTGCCCATCAAGAAGCGCAAGACGCGCGAGGCCGTGGTCCTGGAGGCCcgcgaggccgccgccgccaagccgccgccgcccgcccccgagCGCAGCCCCAAGGGACCCAAGAGCGCCAAGAGCCCCGGGCGGCGGAGCAAGGAGGGCAGCCCCAAGGGGCGCaccccggcgcccggcggcaaGAAGGAGCGggcgtccccgccgccgccgccgccgccgccggcggcccccgagccccccgccaGCCCCAAGGACAGCGCCAGCCCCCCGCCGGCCCAGGACTTAAGCGGCAAGGGGTGCTCGGAGGAGAAGGGGGGCCCGGCGGCCAGCGACGGCTGCGCCAAGGAGCCGGCTAAGACTCacccgccccctccgccgcccgccgcctaCAAACACCGAGGGGAGGCCGAGCACAAAGACACTgtgtcctcctcttcctcctcctcctcctcctcctcctcctcttcctcctcctcctcgtcggcggcggctcccccccctcccagcGCCTCCGTGCCCCGGCCCGCCGGCCGGGACGAGGCCGTCGACACCAGGACGCCTGTCCCCGAGCGGGTCAGCTGA